In Desulfosporosinus youngiae DSM 17734, the genomic stretch TCTTTAGGCAAGAGAAGAACCTGAATTTGAGCTTCTAATTCCTGAGACTGTTTTAATAATGCCTCCCGTTCCTGTTCAGCCATCTCCTGCAGATCAGAGTCCAATTTTTCCTTGAGCAGACTCTCCGTCTCCTCCAGTTCACGAAGTACTCCCTGATATTCTCTGAATGTTGTCACCAGATTGGTCATCCCAGCCTGAGCTTTAGCGTATTTTTGCCATTCACTCTGCTTAGCAATGATTTCAGGGTCACTGAGGAGCTCTGTTAATTCATCATATTTACGTTCTACTTCATAAAGTTTCTCTAACATTTTTTCACACCTCAAAATTGCGTAAGTTCTTGACCTGAATCCATTATATCGAGGCGCGATGCGCAAGGTTCGAGGTTCGATCATAAAATTCGCCCTTCACACTTCGTGCTTCGTGCATCGAACATCGTGCCTCGCCAGCATTACGTAAAAAGCAGAGCTTGCGCTCTGCTTTTCCACCAGCAACGACCGCAGGCCGTTGTTTACATCCCGTATTTCCTTTTGAACCGATCAACCCGTCCGCCGGCATCGACAAACCGCTGTACCCCGGTATAGAAGGGATGGCATTTTGAACAAATTTCCACTTTGATGTTTGATCGTGTGCTTCCTGTCGGGATCACTTCTCCGCAAGCACATGTCACTGTGGTTTGTTCATATTTTGGGTGAATTTTTTCTTTCATGTCTTCACCTTCTTTCCCATTTGAATCGAGGCGCTCTTTTGTCGCACCTTGAATACAATTCCAGTCAACTCTTACTATTTTAGCATAAAGAGCATTAAATGGTCAAGGATTGCTAGCAGCCTTTCATCGCATAACGAGGCTTTTTATCAAAACAGTGCCGTGCTTCGATAAAACGAATGGTACCGGTCTTCCCCCGGGCTACCACGGTATGAGTCAATGCCCCTTTGGCTGTAAAGGTTACCCCTCGGACCAAGGGACCCTCTGTAATCCCAGTGGCAGCAAAAAAGACATCATCACCGCTTACCAGATCGTCCATCGTCAATAACTTATGAACGTCCTCAATCCCTAAGGCTTTGGCCCGAGCCACATCTTCCTCGTTTTCCGGCCAAAGACGCCCTTGCATTTCTCCCCCCATACAGCGGAGAGCCGCAGCGGCAAGAACTCCTTCAGGTGCCCCGCCAATTCCCATCATCATATCCACACCTGAATCTTCAAAGGCACAAGCCACTGCAGGAGAAACATCCCCATCTGTGATAAGACGGATTTTCGCCCCGCAAGCGCGCACATCCTGGATCAGCTTATGATGGCGCGGGCGGTCCATAATCACGACGGTTATATCTTCCATACGTTTGCCTAAGGCTTTGGCCACATTCGCTACGTTCTCGGCTACTGGCGCATCTAAATTAATCTTTCCGACGGCAGCAGGGCCTACGGCAATCTTATCCATATACATATCGGGAGCATGAAGCAGGCAGCCCTTCTTGGCAATGGCCACAACCGCTATTGCTCCTGCCATTCCTTTGGCAACAATATTTGTTCCTTCGAGAGGGTCAACCGCCACATCCAATTCAGGTTTATCTCCGTTTCCGACCCGTTCTCCAATGTAGAGCATGGGCGCCTCATCCATTTCCCCTTCACCAATGACCACCGTACCGTCCATATGAATGGTATCAAAAACGGCACGCATAGCTTCAACTGCCGCATTGTCTGCTGCTTCTTTATTCCCCATCCCTACCCAACGAGCTGAGGCCAGGGCCGCCGCTTCTGTTACCCGGGCAAATTCCATGGTAAGTTCTCTCTCCAATTTCGTTTCCTCCTTAAAGTAAGCAAAACACTAAAACTATTTTTCCTTAATCATATAACACATTTAATCTCTATATATAACATTGTGACATACTTTTATGGGCTTTTCAACCATGGTTATACGCAAACTCTGTTGAATGCATAAAAGTTGGCATCAACTCATCTTATTCAGACAGGCTAATGCCAAATTATATCTTAAGAACAAAATCTAACGTTTGTTCCAATCTGCTAAAAACTTTTCGATCCCCGTGTCTGTCAATGGGTGGCGAAAAAGTTGTCTTAATACCCCAAAAGGAACTGTCGCGAAATCTGCTCCTATTTTTGCTGATTCTGTTACATGAACCGGATTGCGAATACTTGCTGCAATCGTCATCGTTGAGATGTCATGAACTTGAAAAATCTCACATATGTCCGCCAATAAGTCCAGTCCATTCTCTCCGATATCATCTAACCGACCAAGAAAAGGACTGACATAAGTAGCACCTGCCCGCGCTGCCAGTAAAGCCTGGTTGGCAGTGAACACCAGGGTAACATTTGTTTTAATTCCTTCGGAACTCAACACTTTTGCAGTTTTCAGGCCGTCTTCAGTCATCGGAAGTTTAATGACGATATTTGAATGAATAGCAGCTAACACACGGGCTTCCTGCAGCATTCCTTTATGATCAAGCGCTATCACTTCGGCACTGATCGGGCCATCGACAATCCCGGCCGCGATCCTAAGAAGTTCGTGAAAGTCCTTTCCTTCTTTAGCGACTAAACTGGGGTTTGTCGTCAAGCCGCCAATGACTCCCATATCCCAAGCTTGCTTAATCTCTTCGATATTGGCAGAATCTAAAAAAAACTGCATTCATCCACCTTCTTTCTAAAGTTTAGGCTTTCCCGTTACTGCCAAAAATCCGGATTTTTTCACGGATTATTTCAGTCGCCGCCTCACGAGCCGGGCCTAACATTTTGCGCGGATCAATCTCTGCAGGGTTCCCGTCCAGTACCTGGCGCGCAGCTAATACAAAGGCTTCCCGGATATTTGTATCAATGTTGACTTTGCAGACGCCCCTGGAAATCGCTTCGCGAAGGGCATCCTCCGGTACTCCTGAAGAACCGTGCAGCACCAGCGGAGTTGAAACCCGTTCCCGGATTTGGGTTAGTCGTTCGAAGTCAAGTTTGGGAATTCCCTTGTATTGGCCATGGGCTGTTCCAATAGCAATCGCCAGGGCATCCACTTGAGTGGCTTTAACAAAGTACTCGGCTTCCGCAGGATCCGTGAACAATGCCTCCCGCTCACTGACCGTAATATCATCTTCCGTCCCGCCGATTTTACCTAATTCAGCCTCTACGGAAACCCCTAAAAGCCGCACAGCTTCGATCACTTTGTTGGTTAAGGCAATATTTTCTTCCAGAGGGAGCTTAGACCCGTCAATCATCACCGACGAAAATCCATTGCGCGTACACTGCATGACTTGTGCAAAGCTTGTTCCATGGTCAAGGTGCAGGGCGATCGGGACGCTTGCCTTTTCAGCGGCTAGCTTTGTTAACGTTGTAATATATTCAATGCCTGCATATTTTATCGCACCCTGGCTGGCCTGGATGATTACCGGCGCATGCTCAGCCTCTGCCGCAGC encodes the following:
- a CDS encoding class II fructose-1,6-bisphosphate aldolase, with amino-acid sequence MALVSMTGLLARAQKEHYAVGAFNCNNMEIVQAIVAAAEAEHAPVIIQASQGAIKYAGIEYITTLTKLAAEKASVPIALHLDHGTSFAQVMQCTRNGFSSVMIDGSKLPLEENIALTNKVIEAVRLLGVSVEAELGKIGGTEDDITVSEREALFTDPAEAEYFVKATQVDALAIAIGTAHGQYKGIPKLDFERLTQIRERVSTPLVLHGSSGVPEDALREAISRGVCKVNIDTNIREAFVLAARQVLDGNPAEIDPRKMLGPAREAATEIIREKIRIFGSNGKA
- the rpmE gene encoding 50S ribosomal protein L31 encodes the protein MKEKIHPKYEQTTVTCACGEVIPTGSTRSNIKVEICSKCHPFYTGVQRFVDAGGRVDRFKRKYGM
- the fsa gene encoding fructose-6-phosphate aldolase produces the protein MQFFLDSANIEEIKQAWDMGVIGGLTTNPSLVAKEGKDFHELLRIAAGIVDGPISAEVIALDHKGMLQEARVLAAIHSNIVIKLPMTEDGLKTAKVLSSEGIKTNVTLVFTANQALLAARAGATYVSPFLGRLDDIGENGLDLLADICEIFQVHDISTMTIAASIRNPVHVTESAKIGADFATVPFGVLRQLFRHPLTDTGIEKFLADWNKR
- the glpX gene encoding class II fructose-bisphosphatase; protein product: MERELTMEFARVTEAAALASARWVGMGNKEAADNAAVEAMRAVFDTIHMDGTVVIGEGEMDEAPMLYIGERVGNGDKPELDVAVDPLEGTNIVAKGMAGAIAVVAIAKKGCLLHAPDMYMDKIAVGPAAVGKINLDAPVAENVANVAKALGKRMEDITVVIMDRPRHHKLIQDVRACGAKIRLITDGDVSPAVACAFEDSGVDMMMGIGGAPEGVLAAAALRCMGGEMQGRLWPENEEDVARAKALGIEDVHKLLTMDDLVSGDDVFFAATGITEGPLVRGVTFTAKGALTHTVVARGKTGTIRFIEARHCFDKKPRYAMKGC